The Geothrix oryzae DNA window GGTCGGCGGCGGCGGGCATGAATGTCCAGCAGTACAACATGGACACCATCTCCAATAACCTGGCGAATGTGAACACCACGGGCTTCAAGAAGGCCCGGGCCGAGTTCCAGGATCTGCTCTACCAGACCGTGAACCTGGCGGGCACGAACTCCAGCACCAGCAGCACGATCCCGGCCGGCATCCAGCTGGGCCACGGCGCGAAGCTGCAGAGCCTCATGCGGCAGTTCAGCACCGGCAACCTGCGCCAGACGGCCAACCGCTTCGACATGGCCATCGAGGGCGACGGCTTCTTCCGGGTCACCCAGCCGGACGGCACCCTGGCCTACACCCGGGATGGCGGCTTCACCACGGACCAGAACGGCGCCCTGGTGAATTCGGCGGGCTACCTGCTGGATCCCCAGATCACCATCCCCCAGGACGCCCTGAGCGTGACCATCGCCGGGGACGGCACCGTGAGCGTCACCCAGCCCGGGCAGACCCAACCCCAGCAGGTGGGCCAGATCACCCTGTCGCATTTCGTCAACCCCACGGGTCTGAACCAGTTGGGCCGGAACCTGCTGCAGCCCACCCTGGCCAGCGGCGAGGCCATCGACGGCACGCCCGGCTCGGATGGCCTGGGCACCATCAACCAGGGTTTCCTGGAAGTCTCCAATGTGGATGTGGCCGAGGAGATGGTGAACATGATCATCGGCCAGCGGGCCTACGAGGCGAACTCGAAGACCATCCGCACCGTGGACGACATGCTCAGCCTGCTGAACAACCTCAAGCGGTAGCCCCATGCGCGCCGCGGCCCTGCTCCTCCTCGCGCCGGCCCTGGTGGCCCAGGCGCCGGTCTCCCCGGCCGAACACCTGGCCGATGCGGCCGTGGCGTTCGCCCAGGCCGAGGCGGCCAAGCTGGGCGGAGCGCATACCTTCAAGATCGCCCAGCCCCCCCGGGTGCCGGTGGTGCGGGCCGGGGCCCTCACCTTCGAGCCTTCCCACCTGAGCAAGCGCGAGCCCCTGGGCCGGTTCTTCGTGGTGGTGGCCCTCAAGGTGGATGGCGAAAAAGTCGGCATGGCCCGGGTGGATCTGGACGGCAGCTGGGTGGGCACGGTGCTGCGCGCCAAGGGCGACCTGGCCCGCAAGACCGAACTCTCCGCGGACCAGGTGGAGTCCAGCCCCTTCGAGGGCGTGCCGCCGGAGGGGGCCCTGACGGCGATTCCCGAAGGCCAGCGCCTCATGCGCTCGGTGATCTCCGGGAAGATCCTCACCCGGGCCGACCTGGAGCCCGTGCCCCTCGTCCAGTCCGGCGACAAGGTGCGCCTGACGGCCACCCACGATTCGCTCAGCATCACCCTGGACACCACCGCCCGCAGCCGGGGCGGCCTGGGGGACCGGGTGCGCCTGGAGGCCCCCGGAGCCCGGCGGCAGGTCACCGCCGTCATCACCGGACCGGGCGAGGCCAAGCTCCAGTAGGCTCCAGTCAGGGCGGGGTTCCGCACTTATTCCCTTGGCCGGAAAGGGCCCGGGCCGTATTCTGATCCCTTGCGCAAGGAGGAGCCCATGGCTCACGAGGGTCACGAACACGGACCGGACTGCAACCACGATCACGATGATTCCTTCGAGATCGAAGTCGTTGAACTCGAAGATGAGAATGGCGAGAAGGAAGAGTTCGCGATTCTCGAAGAGCTCGAGTTCGAGGGCCGGAACTTCGCCATCCTCGCGCCCCTGGCCGAGCTGCAGGCCCAGGAAGAGGGCACCGCGGATCCCGAGGAGGGCCTGAGCCTGGAGATCTTCGAGGTCAAGGACGACATGTTCACGCCCCTCGAGGACGAAGAGCTGGCCGAGCGCCTCATGAAGCACCTCGATGAGCAGGAAGCCAAGCTCAAGGCCGAGGAAGAGAAGGACTGACCGGATACAGAACGCCGGCATGGCAGGGCCCCCGTCCGGGGGCCCTGCCATGTCTCGACTTCTGTCTGAACGGGATGCGCCGCCGGTCTAGAGCGTGCCCTGGAAGAGCGAGAAGACGGCCCCCTGCGGATCCGCGATGACAGCGAAGCGGCCCACCTTGGGGATGTCGCGCGGGGGCACCCGGATGGTGGCGCCGAGGGCCTGGGCCCGGGCGGTGCGCTCATCCACATCCTTGACCATGAAGTAGATCATCCAATGGGAGGGGATCTCCTTCCAGGCCGGTCCCCAGTGCTCGGTGATCTCCATCATGCCGCCGAAGTGGGTTCCCTCCAGCACCCACTCGAAGTAGGGCATGGCGGGGTCGCTGGGCGGTTTGGCGGTCCAGCCGAAGATCTGCGGGTAGAAGGCCTGGGCGGCCTGGGCATCCTTGGTGGCGAGTTCGGTCCAGCAGAAGGCGCCGGGCTCCATGTACGCCGAGGCGCCCTTGTGGTTCCGGGGCTGCCAGATCGCGAAG harbors:
- a CDS encoding DUF1292 domain-containing protein; this encodes MAHEGHEHGPDCNHDHDDSFEIEVVELEDENGEKEEFAILEELEFEGRNFAILAPLAELQAQEEGTADPEEGLSLEIFEVKDDMFTPLEDEELAERLMKHLDEQEAKLKAEEEKD
- the flgG gene encoding flagellar basal-body rod protein FlgG, with product MMRAMWSAAAGMNVQQYNMDTISNNLANVNTTGFKKARAEFQDLLYQTVNLAGTNSSTSSTIPAGIQLGHGAKLQSLMRQFSTGNLRQTANRFDMAIEGDGFFRVTQPDGTLAYTRDGGFTTDQNGALVNSAGYLLDPQITIPQDALSVTIAGDGTVSVTQPGQTQPQQVGQITLSHFVNPTGLNQLGRNLLQPTLASGEAIDGTPGSDGLGTINQGFLEVSNVDVAEEMVNMIIGQRAYEANSKTIRTVDDMLSLLNNLKR
- a CDS encoding VOC family protein translates to MAQATLPAIGTFCWPELATRDLKAAQAFYGDLLGWRAREVPSSMGNYAIFSLGERQAAGLCAQGEEQLKHGVPPNWLSYVSVASADATAAKARELGAQILAGPFDVMEEGRMAVLQDPAGAVFAIWQPRNHKGASAYMEPGAFCWTELATKDAQAAQAFYPQIFGWTAKPPSDPAMPYFEWVLEGTHFGGMMEITEHWGPAWKEIPSHWMIYFMVKDVDERTARAQALGATIRVPPRDIPKVGRFAVIADPQGAVFSLFQGTL
- the flgA gene encoding flagellar basal body P-ring formation chaperone FlgA — its product is MRAAALLLLAPALVAQAPVSPAEHLADAAVAFAQAEAAKLGGAHTFKIAQPPRVPVVRAGALTFEPSHLSKREPLGRFFVVVALKVDGEKVGMARVDLDGSWVGTVLRAKGDLARKTELSADQVESSPFEGVPPEGALTAIPEGQRLMRSVISGKILTRADLEPVPLVQSGDKVRLTATHDSLSITLDTTARSRGGLGDRVRLEAPGARRQVTAVITGPGEAKLQ